A genomic window from Flavobacterium azooxidireducens includes:
- a CDS encoding SCO family protein, which translates to MKNKSYIGISFIILIFGIIFIPRIINRIKNDDVTKIDRLNSPGQAETSEDLLVKIGKAPKFNLTNHNGETITNKNYEGKVYLVEFFFSTCPTICPIMNKNMVELQNHFEKNQSDFGIVSITINPAHDTSEVLKEHAKHLGMKNPNWNFLTGDKEYIYDLANKGFSIFAGENKESDGGFEHSGLFALIDKNGNIRSRKDDFGNPIVYYDGIEATGIQALKQDIKVLLEEK; encoded by the coding sequence ATGAAAAACAAATCATACATCGGAATATCATTTATCATTTTAATTTTCGGAATTATTTTTATTCCTAGAATTATTAATCGAATTAAAAATGATGATGTTACAAAAATCGATCGATTAAATTCTCCCGGACAAGCCGAAACATCTGAAGATTTATTGGTAAAAATAGGTAAAGCTCCAAAATTCAATCTTACAAATCATAACGGAGAAACCATTACCAACAAAAATTATGAAGGCAAAGTTTATCTTGTTGAGTTCTTCTTTTCAACCTGTCCAACTATTTGTCCGATTATGAATAAAAACATGGTGGAATTGCAAAATCATTTTGAAAAAAATCAAAGCGATTTCGGAATTGTTTCCATCACAATTAATCCTGCTCATGATACTTCCGAAGTTCTAAAAGAACATGCTAAACATTTAGGTATGAAAAATCCTAATTGGAACTTTTTAACCGGTGATAAAGAGTATATTTATGACTTGGCTAATAAAGGTTTTAGTATTTTTGCAGGAGAAAATAAAGAGAGTGATGGCGGTTTCGAACATTCTGGTTTATTTGCCCTAATTGATAAAAATGGAAACATCAGAAGTCGCAAAGACGATTTTGGAAATCCAATTGTTTATTATGACGGAATTGAAGCAACCGGAATTCAAGCTCTAAAACAAGATATTAAAGTGCTTTTAGAAGAAAAATAA
- a CDS encoding capsule assembly Wzi family protein, translating to MKKYSILLVLFVSGFLWSQGKKVEQFPVFPSCENKFNEELESCFYDEVQQKVFTNFKVPQNVIDNNFKGNFIVLFEVNSEGKFIMQYSDAAYPELNEEIKRVFNEMEPIGPPTYAGNPTYSRYSIRISIPLQDPVQAKLAKEEAAKKSASEFKVNKNELDEYDNIKYEKFSNPQFQSHLNIPFSHSNYAQFDAALNQVGSNNHTSSKPYTYSEVNKYYNLEEANQKLMKNKTGWWGRKFWNENLVAIQGKDYWFTMNPILDLRVGKSSPSEASYTYQNTRGLQIQGGLGKQLNFTTSIYESQGRFADYYNQYAESIAPSGGNPAVIPGVGIAKRFKDDAYDFPLSEANLTYTPSDFINLQLGYGRNFIGDGYRSLLTSDGASPYPYFKINTTFWKIKYTNTYMWLKDIRPEATLDGTYGTKYMANHYLSWNASKRLNIGFFESVIWTNTNDRGFDFSFVNPIIFYRTVEFNSSSKTGNALLGLTAKYKWSNQVGLYGQFLIDEFSLADVKDANQSWKNKFGYQIGAKYYNAFNVENLLLQLEYNHIRPYVYSHSTPITNYGHNNQSLGHQWGGNAKEVVAIARYFKGRWFGDAKLTYGVRGLDFDTAENSFNYGGNIYKDYDDQRPFDTGVSIGQGNKTTIMIADLQAGYLVNPASNLKVFANLIYRSFDPTQNTLTTFKQDTTWFSVGLRADLFNWYFDY from the coding sequence ATGAAAAAATATAGTATTCTTTTAGTGCTTTTTGTTTCAGGGTTTTTGTGGTCTCAAGGCAAAAAAGTAGAACAATTTCCGGTTTTTCCATCGTGTGAAAATAAATTCAACGAAGAGTTGGAAAGTTGTTTTTATGATGAAGTACAGCAAAAAGTTTTCACAAATTTTAAAGTTCCACAAAATGTGATAGACAATAATTTTAAAGGAAATTTTATTGTTTTGTTTGAAGTTAATAGTGAAGGAAAATTCATCATGCAATATTCGGATGCTGCTTATCCTGAATTAAATGAAGAAATCAAACGAGTTTTTAATGAAATGGAACCAATTGGTCCGCCAACTTATGCAGGAAATCCAACGTATTCAAGATATTCTATTCGCATCAGTATTCCGTTGCAAGATCCGGTTCAGGCAAAATTGGCTAAAGAAGAAGCAGCTAAAAAAAGTGCTTCCGAATTTAAAGTCAATAAAAATGAATTGGATGAATATGATAATATCAAATATGAAAAATTTTCAAATCCTCAGTTTCAAAGTCATTTAAATATACCATTTTCTCACAGTAATTATGCTCAATTTGATGCAGCTTTAAATCAAGTGGGTTCAAATAATCACACATCTTCCAAACCATATACATATTCCGAAGTAAATAAATATTATAATTTGGAAGAAGCCAATCAAAAATTAATGAAAAATAAAACCGGTTGGTGGGGAAGAAAATTTTGGAACGAAAATTTAGTCGCCATTCAAGGGAAAGATTATTGGTTTACAATGAATCCTATCTTAGATTTAAGAGTTGGAAAAAGCAGCCCAAGCGAAGCAAGTTACACCTACCAAAACACCAGAGGTCTTCAAATTCAAGGTGGTTTGGGCAAGCAATTAAATTTTACAACTTCCATTTATGAAAGTCAAGGAAGATTTGCCGATTATTACAACCAATATGCCGAAAGTATTGCTCCTTCCGGAGGAAATCCAGCTGTCATTCCGGGAGTAGGAATTGCCAAAAGATTCAAAGATGATGCCTATGATTTTCCGTTATCCGAAGCAAATTTAACTTATACACCAAGCGATTTTATCAATCTTCAATTGGGTTACGGAAGAAATTTTATTGGTGATGGTTATCGTTCGCTTTTAACAAGTGATGGAGCCAGTCCGTATCCGTATTTTAAAATCAACACCACTTTTTGGAAAATAAAATACACTAATACGTATATGTGGTTAAAAGATATTCGTCCGGAAGCCACTCTCGACGGGACCTATGGAACTAAATATATGGCCAATCATTATTTAAGTTGGAATGCATCCAAACGTTTAAATATAGGTTTTTTTGAATCTGTAATTTGGACAAATACCAATGACAGAGGTTTCGATTTTAGCTTTGTTAATCCAATAATTTTCTATAGAACAGTAGAATTTAATTCATCTTCCAAAACAGGAAATGCTCTTTTGGGATTAACCGCAAAATATAAATGGAGCAATCAAGTTGGATTGTATGGTCAATTTTTAATTGATGAATTTTCATTAGCCGATGTAAAGGATGCCAATCAAAGTTGGAAAAATAAATTTGGTTATCAAATTGGAGCAAAATACTATAATGCTTTCAATGTAGAAAATCTGTTATTGCAATTGGAATATAACCACATCAGGCCTTATGTTTATTCGCATAGCACACCCATCACAAACTATGGTCACAATAACCAAAGTTTAGGGCATCAATGGGGTGGGAATGCCAAAGAAGTAGTTGCCATTGCCCGATATTTTAAAGGAAGATGGTTTGGTGATGCAAAATTAACCTACGGTGTTCGTGGTTTAGATTTTGATACAGCCGAAAATTCTTTTAATTATGGAGGAAATATTTATAAAGATTACGACGATCAAAGACCTTTTGATACTGGTGTAAGTATTGGTCAAGGAAATAAAACCACAATTATGATTGCCGATTTGCAAGCGGGTTACTTAGTAAATCCGGCTTCAAACCTAAAAGTTTTTGCCAATTTGATTTACAGAAGTTTTGATCCAACGCAAAATACGCTAACCACTTTTAAACAAGATACAACTTGGTTTTCTGTTGGATTGAGAGCAGATTTGTTTAATTGGTATTTTGATTATTAA
- a CDS encoding cytochrome C oxidase subunit IV family protein produces the protein MAHEHNLAIFRGRLKFKSNEQKIWGVLILLSIITAIEVVLGIYKPAGLMSPWMTPFEGGLGATLMNIILSPFIFLIPLNFIFLVLTIVKAYYITWDFMHMRDEKASLRKAVVWTFVFLALYIALIFLLEGDYIYEIYKTSFIKWNF, from the coding sequence ATGGCACACGAACATAACTTAGCAATTTTTAGAGGTAGACTTAAATTTAAGTCGAATGAACAAAAAATTTGGGGTGTACTGATTTTACTGTCTATCATTACAGCAATAGAAGTAGTATTAGGTATCTATAAGCCAGCCGGATTAATGTCGCCTTGGATGACTCCTTTTGAAGGTGGTTTGGGAGCAACATTGATGAATATCATTTTATCTCCTTTCATCTTTTTGATTCCGTTAAACTTTATCTTTTTAGTTTTAACTATCGTAAAAGCCTACTACATCACATGGGATTTTATGCACATGAGAGATGAAAAAGCAAGTTTGAGAAAAGCTGTGGTTTGGACATTTGTTTTCCTTGCACTATACATCGCTTTGATCTTTTTGTTAGAAGGTGATTATATTTATGAGATTTATAAAACTTCCTTTATTAAATGGAATTTTTAA
- a CDS encoding efflux RND transporter periplasmic adaptor subunit: MSKKVIYTFLGVAVGLIILLVVLSKSGVIGNKNKGKEVETAAVNEMTIVETVSATGKIQPETEIKISSEVSGEIIELPIKEGQLVKKGDLLVRINPDLYTSSLNRSVAGLSNTKAGLSQADATFKEAQANYNRNKTLFDKGIISKSEWDRVVATFEGAQAAKQAAYYGVQSAAATVTEAKDNLGRTTIYAPADGTVSLLSVELGERVLGTQQMTGTEILRVANLNNMEVEVDVNENDIVKVSVGDSTNIEVDAYLKKEFKGIVTSISNSASNAVTADQVTNFKVKVRILKESYMDLLEGKPESYSPFRPGMTATVDIITKRKEKVIAVPISAVVMKSDTLGSNKIEVKPEDGNNESSVVQKTDKKLECVFVKDGDKAKIRIIKTGIQDDSNIEVIQGLKKGDVVIVGPYTTVTKDLNSGDLVFIKTEEEKTKEKKK, translated from the coding sequence ATGTCAAAAAAAGTAATATATACCTTTTTAGGAGTCGCAGTAGGATTGATAATTCTGTTAGTAGTACTTTCAAAATCCGGAGTCATCGGCAATAAAAACAAAGGAAAAGAAGTTGAAACTGCCGCTGTTAATGAAATGACGATTGTTGAAACCGTTTCGGCAACCGGAAAAATTCAACCGGAAACAGAAATTAAAATATCTTCTGAAGTTTCGGGAGAAATTATTGAATTGCCAATTAAAGAAGGTCAATTAGTTAAAAAAGGCGATTTGTTGGTTAGAATAAATCCCGATTTATACACGTCTAGCTTAAACAGATCTGTGGCTGGATTATCGAACACAAAAGCAGGTTTGAGTCAGGCAGATGCAACGTTTAAAGAAGCCCAAGCGAATTATAACCGAAATAAAACACTATTTGATAAAGGAATTATTTCTAAATCAGAATGGGATAGAGTAGTGGCTACTTTTGAAGGTGCACAAGCAGCAAAACAAGCAGCTTATTATGGAGTACAGAGTGCCGCAGCGACTGTAACAGAAGCTAAAGATAACTTAGGCAGAACAACCATTTATGCTCCGGCAGATGGAACAGTATCGTTACTTTCAGTAGAATTAGGTGAACGCGTTTTAGGAACACAGCAAATGACCGGAACAGAGATTTTGCGAGTTGCCAACTTAAATAATATGGAAGTAGAAGTAGATGTAAATGAAAATGATATTGTAAAAGTAAGTGTTGGCGATTCTACCAACATTGAAGTAGATGCTTATTTGAAAAAAGAATTCAAAGGAATTGTGACAAGCATTTCAAACTCTGCCAGCAACGCCGTTACTGCCGATCAGGTAACCAATTTTAAAGTGAAAGTTAGAATTCTAAAAGAATCCTACATGGATTTGTTGGAAGGAAAACCGGAAAGTTATTCTCCATTCAGACCCGGAATGACAGCAACGGTTGATATTATTACCAAAAGAAAAGAAAAAGTAATCGCTGTTCCAATTAGTGCAGTGGTTATGAAATCGGATACGTTGGGTTCAAATAAAATTGAAGTGAAACCAGAAGATGGAAATAATGAATCATCTGTAGTTCAAAAAACAGATAAAAAATTAGAGTGTGTTTTTGTGAAAGACGGTGATAAAGCAAAAATCAGAATCATTAAAACCGGAATTCAAGACGATTCCAATATCGAAGTAATTCAAGGTTTGAAAAAAGGAGATGTGGTGATTGTTGGGCCTTATACAACTGTTACCAAAGATTTGAATTCAGGAGATTTAGTCTTTATAAAAACGGAAGAAGAAAAAACCAAGGAAAAGAAAAAATAA
- a CDS encoding cytochrome c oxidase subunit 3 — protein sequence MGATVTTTEEKIWDGGNEPMGASYGKMMMWFFILSDALTFTGFLAAYGFSRYKFADSWPIADEVFNHFPFLHGHDLPMLYVALMTFILIFSSVTMVLAVDAGHHMKKSKVAFYMFLTVIGGLIFVGSQAWEWKNFIKGEYGAIETKGGSIIQFVDAEGKRYKVSDLAVTLPKDRAQHERKNGIWFTSEASLPDYSVAEVIEGFKANPNIYVRTQEAYFDKNDKKGVHPTLNKEKHKTILTREESLARLNDAVHVVQGASLVRNEYGSKQFANFFFFITGFHGFHVFSGVVINFIIFLNVILGTYEKRRSYEMVEKVGLYWHFVDLVWVFVFTFFYLV from the coding sequence ATGGGAGCGACAGTTACTACAACTGAAGAAAAAATCTGGGACGGCGGAAACGAGCCAATGGGAGCAAGTTATGGCAAAATGATGATGTGGTTTTTCATTTTATCAGATGCTTTAACCTTTACAGGGTTCTTGGCAGCTTATGGCTTTTCTCGATACAAATTTGCCGATAGTTGGCCAATTGCCGATGAAGTGTTTAATCACTTTCCTTTTTTGCATGGTCATGATTTGCCGATGCTTTATGTGGCGTTAATGACTTTTATCTTGATTTTCTCATCTGTAACGATGGTGCTTGCCGTGGATGCAGGTCATCACATGAAAAAATCGAAAGTAGCTTTTTATATGTTTTTAACCGTTATTGGCGGATTGATCTTCGTTGGATCACAAGCCTGGGAATGGAAAAACTTTATTAAAGGTGAATACGGTGCAATCGAAACAAAAGGAGGAAGTATCATCCAATTTGTTGATGCAGAAGGAAAACGATATAAAGTGTCTGATTTAGCGGTTACTTTGCCAAAAGATCGTGCTCAACACGAACGTAAAAACGGTATTTGGTTTACCAGTGAAGCTTCTTTGCCGGACTATTCTGTTGCAGAAGTAATAGAAGGTTTCAAAGCCAATCCCAACATTTATGTTAGAACGCAAGAAGCCTATTTTGATAAAAATGATAAAAAGGGAGTTCATCCAACTTTAAATAAAGAGAAGCACAAAACTATTTTAACCAGAGAAGAATCATTAGCTCGTTTAAACGATGCAGTTCATGTGGTTCAAGGAGCTAGTTTGGTTAGAAATGAATACGGAAGCAAGCAGTTTGCTAATTTCTTTTTCTTTATTACCGGATTCCACGGATTCCACGTTTTTTCTGGGGTTGTAATCAACTTTATCATCTTCTTAAATGTAATTTTAGGAACGTATGAAAAAAGAAGAAGTTATGAAATGGTTGAAAAAGTTGGATTGTATTGGCACTTTGTAGATTTAGTTTGGGTATTTGTATTTACCTTCTTCTACTTAGTATAA
- the cyoE gene encoding heme o synthase encodes MNATQNSFTIQSLYFDFKQITKAGLSISVVFSSIAGYFLGILDISTFSWITLLMLSVGGYCMVGASNAFNQIIERDLDGLMERTKNRPIAAGRMSVNTAFILATVLTLIGLIILYLINPKTAMFGAISIFLYTSVYTPLKTLTPLSVFVGAIPGAIPFMLGWVAATDDFSLEAGTLFLIQFFWQFPHFWAIGWFLYDDYKKAGFFMLPTGEKDKGTALQIILYTIWLIIASLLPAIFPYIGIVGSRLYLTPVSAIVVFLLGIWMLYSAFELYKKRDSKAARKLMLISVSYITLLQLVYIADKFLR; translated from the coding sequence TTGAACGCAACCCAAAATTCGTTTACAATTCAATCTCTTTATTTTGATTTTAAGCAAATCACTAAAGCAGGGTTGTCTATTAGCGTTGTTTTTTCATCAATAGCAGGTTATTTTTTAGGGATTTTAGATATTTCAACCTTCAGTTGGATTACTTTGTTGATGCTTTCTGTTGGTGGATATTGCATGGTTGGAGCTTCCAATGCGTTTAATCAAATTATCGAAAGAGATTTAGATGGTTTGATGGAACGAACTAAAAACCGTCCAATTGCTGCCGGAAGAATGTCAGTAAACACAGCCTTTATTTTAGCGACGGTTCTAACCCTAATTGGATTGATAATTTTATATCTGATAAACCCTAAAACAGCGATGTTTGGGGCGATTTCAATTTTTTTATATACTAGTGTTTATACGCCATTAAAAACCCTTACGCCACTTTCTGTTTTTGTGGGAGCCATTCCGGGAGCTATTCCGTTTATGTTAGGATGGGTAGCCGCAACCGACGATTTTAGTTTAGAAGCAGGAACGTTATTTTTAATTCAATTCTTTTGGCAATTTCCACATTTTTGGGCAATTGGTTGGTTTTTATATGATGATTATAAAAAAGCAGGTTTTTTTATGCTTCCAACCGGAGAAAAAGACAAAGGAACGGCCTTGCAAATCATATTATATACCATTTGGTTGATTATTGCTTCGTTGTTACCGGCAATTTTTCCGTACATCGGAATAGTAGGAAGTCGATTATATTTAACGCCGGTTTCAGCAATTGTTGTATTTTTGCTCGGAATTTGGATGTTGTACTCCGCATTTGAATTATATAAAAAACGTGACAGCAAAGCTGCCAGAAAATTAATGTTGATTAGTGTGAGCTATATAACCCTTCTTCAATTGGTTTATATTGCAGATAAATTTTTACGATAA
- a CDS encoding DUF420 domain-containing protein: MKEKNIDEKYSIEKKFNALIITLSIAVPVLVAILFKVKLKDYGIDVEPLTFLPPIYAFINGITAMLLILGVYAIKNGNKKMHQNLMQSAIACSVVFLVMYVAYHMTSDSTPFGGVGIIRYVYFFILISHILLSIAVIPLVLITYVKALSERFDKHKKIAKITFPIWLYVAVTGVIVYLMIAPYYVY; the protein is encoded by the coding sequence ATGAAAGAAAAGAACATAGACGAAAAGTATTCGATTGAAAAGAAGTTCAATGCATTAATTATTACTCTTTCCATTGCCGTTCCGGTGCTGGTGGCCATTTTATTCAAAGTAAAATTGAAAGATTACGGTATAGATGTTGAGCCATTAACCTTTTTACCTCCAATTTATGCTTTCATCAACGGTATTACTGCCATGTTGTTGATTTTAGGTGTTTATGCGATTAAAAACGGCAACAAAAAAATGCATCAAAACCTGATGCAAAGTGCAATAGCTTGTTCTGTAGTGTTTTTAGTGATGTATGTGGCTTATCACATGACTAGCGACAGTACGCCCTTTGGCGGAGTTGGAATTATTCGTTATGTTTATTTCTTTATTCTTATTTCGCATATCTTATTGTCAATTGCCGTAATTCCTTTGGTTTTGATTACCTACGTGAAAGCACTTTCAGAACGATTTGATAAGCACAAAAAAATCGCTAAAATTACTTTCCCAATTTGGTTGTATGTTGCAGTAACAGGCGTTATTGTTTATTTAATGATTGCACCGTATTATGTTTACTAA
- a CDS encoding cytochrome c oxidase subunit 3: MEMTAQEYQSRKGQSYKLLLWFAMISMVMMFAGLTSAYIVSTSRKDWLEDFVLPQAFIISTIIIIISSLTFHSALTTIRKNDRNKTSLWLLVTLALGILFVIFQFIGFGQIIEMGYFFTGSESTVNTSFLYIIAILHMAHLFAGLLALLIIIYNHFKQKYNSTQTLGIELGAMFWHFLDILWILLFLFFYFY, encoded by the coding sequence ATGGAAATGACCGCTCAGGAATATCAAAGTAGAAAAGGACAATCGTATAAATTGTTGCTTTGGTTTGCTATGATTAGTATGGTAATGATGTTTGCCGGATTAACGAGTGCATACATCGTGAGCACTTCGAGAAAAGATTGGCTTGAGGATTTTGTGTTGCCCCAAGCATTTATCATCAGTACCATTATAATTATCATTAGTAGTTTAACCTTTCATTCGGCATTAACTACAATTAGAAAAAATGATCGAAACAAAACATCTTTGTGGTTGTTGGTTACGTTGGCATTGGGAATTTTGTTTGTAATTTTCCAATTTATAGGATTTGGTCAAATCATAGAAATGGGCTATTTTTTTACAGGAAGTGAAAGTACAGTCAATACTTCTTTTCTATATATCATAGCAATTTTGCACATGGCTCACCTTTTTGCAGGGCTGTTGGCACTTTTAATCATAATTTATAATCATTTTAAACAAAAATACAATTCAACTCAAACCCTTGGAATTGAGCTAGGTGCAATGTTTTGGCATTTTCTTGATATATTATGGATTTTGTTGTTTTTATTTTTCTATTTTTACTAA
- a CDS encoding DUF4403 family protein, with amino-acid sequence MKYLLIPVILFVIIVILSSCSTAKKLDLIKPEPDNADPVEYETTTSFINLPVTIQLKDIENQTNKLLNGLIYNDSILKDDDLELKVWKQAPIKIEMEKDGNITKIKTTLPLKVNGKYRYGFEKMGISLYDTKEFNLNGVVTLISDVGLTNWQLKTNTKIKSLDWTESPSVVIAGKNIPITYIINPAVRLFKSKIEKSIDDSIKESLNFKPQVLDALDQIATPFEMSEQYASWLRIVPIELYVTDAILQKKEIKLDMGLKCSMETIVGKTPEKKFDKNKIVLKPVTKMPDHISANIIAVSTYADASRIMTKNFQGQEFGDGKQKVKVTKVDLWHKNGKMIIALDMLGSINGTVYLAGFPQYNEETKEIYFDQLDYVLNTKSFLVRSANWLAQGYVLRKIQESCRYSIKPNLDEGKANVMQYLQNYSPMKGVFVNGTLNDFEFQKIQLTNKAILAFIKGSGQVDVKIDGIE; translated from the coding sequence ATGAAATATCTTTTAATTCCCGTTATACTTTTTGTTATAATTGTTATTTTATCGTCTTGTTCTACTGCAAAAAAGTTAGACCTTATTAAACCAGAACCCGATAATGCGGATCCGGTTGAATATGAAACAACAACTTCATTCATTAATCTTCCGGTTACTATTCAACTTAAGGATATTGAAAATCAAACCAACAAATTATTGAATGGATTGATATACAACGATTCTATTTTAAAAGATGATGATTTAGAATTAAAAGTTTGGAAACAAGCTCCCATTAAAATTGAAATGGAAAAAGACGGAAATATTACCAAAATAAAAACCACTTTACCATTAAAAGTGAATGGAAAATACCGTTATGGTTTTGAAAAAATGGGAATTAGTCTTTATGACACCAAAGAATTTAACCTCAATGGCGTTGTCACGTTAATTAGCGATGTTGGTTTGACGAATTGGCAACTTAAAACAAACACAAAGATTAAATCGCTGGACTGGACCGAAAGTCCTTCTGTGGTGATTGCCGGGAAAAACATTCCAATTACGTATATTATTAATCCGGCTGTGCGACTTTTTAAATCGAAAATTGAAAAAAGCATAGACGATTCAATTAAAGAATCGCTGAATTTTAAACCTCAAGTTTTAGATGCATTAGACCAAATTGCCACGCCGTTTGAAATGAGTGAACAATATGCCAGTTGGCTCAGAATTGTTCCGATAGAACTTTATGTAACTGATGCCATTTTACAAAAAAAGGAAATCAAATTAGACATGGGTTTAAAATGTTCAATGGAAACAATTGTTGGAAAAACTCCCGAGAAAAAATTTGATAAAAATAAAATTGTACTAAAACCGGTTACTAAAATGCCGGATCATATTTCTGCTAATATTATTGCGGTTTCTACTTACGCAGATGCTTCGAGAATTATGACTAAAAATTTTCAAGGTCAAGAATTTGGTGATGGAAAGCAAAAAGTAAAGGTAACTAAAGTTGATCTTTGGCATAAAAACGGCAAAATGATTATTGCATTGGACATGCTTGGAAGCATCAACGGCACCGTATATTTAGCAGGATTTCCTCAATATAATGAAGAAACAAAAGAAATTTATTTTGATCAATTAGATTATGTTTTAAACACGAAAAGTTTCTTGGTTCGTTCTGCCAATTGGTTGGCTCAAGGTTATGTTTTGAGAAAAATTCAGGAGAGTTGTCGTTATTCTATTAAACCTAATTTGGATGAAGGAAAAGCCAATGTGATGCAATATCTTCAAAATTATTCACCGATGAAAGGAGTTTTTGTAAATGGAACGTTGAATGATTTTGAGTTTCAAAAAATTCAGTTAACCAACAAAGCCATCTTAGCTTTTATAAAAGGAAGCGGTCAAGTGGATGTAAAAATTGATGGGATTGAATAA
- a CDS encoding TolC family protein, translated as MKSSTIKKMVWFWIVLFGITSHSQSKKWTLDECVNHALENNISIKNTALDKELADIERSAAIGSFLPSANATASHSWNIGLNQNITTGLLENQTTQFTSAGVNVGVDIYNGLQNQYRLRRASLSQIASQYQLTKMQEDVALNVANAFLQILFNKENLKVQQEQLLNNQRQMERSEQLLEAGVIPRGDLMDIKATVATSEQMVINAENILLISKLSLAQLLQIKDFKDFDIIDREYEATQTPLLLQTPEAIYQKAKETRTELKIAQTNLEIAEKDVSISRGAYQPRLQGFYSFSTRASNLDRVTGIELNPSNPTSVIGVVEGTNQNVLQPNFNAVLGNPAPIFDQFDDNKGQNFGVQLTIPIFNGFATRNNVQRSKVALERSKIAYEQEELTLERNVFTAFTDVKGALKSYEAAITTVEARQEAYNYAKERFEVGLMNAFDFNQSQTLLVNAQSEVLRTKYDYIFRTKILEFYFGIPIIQKP; from the coding sequence ATGAAAAGTTCGACAATAAAAAAAATGGTTTGGTTTTGGATAGTTTTATTCGGAATTACATCCCATTCTCAATCTAAAAAATGGACATTGGATGAGTGCGTAAATCATGCACTTGAAAATAATATTTCCATCAAAAACACAGCACTTGATAAAGAGTTGGCCGATATTGAACGAAGTGCAGCTATCGGAAGTTTTCTGCCTTCAGCCAATGCAACGGCATCTCATTCTTGGAATATCGGTTTAAACCAGAATATTACAACGGGTTTGTTAGAAAATCAAACTACGCAGTTTACATCTGCCGGTGTGAATGTTGGGGTTGATATTTATAACGGACTTCAAAATCAATACCGACTTCGTAGAGCGAGTTTATCTCAAATTGCGAGTCAGTATCAATTAACTAAAATGCAGGAAGATGTTGCTTTAAATGTAGCGAATGCTTTTTTGCAGATTTTATTCAACAAAGAAAATTTAAAAGTTCAACAGGAACAATTGCTCAATAACCAAAGGCAAATGGAGCGTTCTGAACAGTTATTGGAGGCCGGTGTTATTCCAAGAGGCGATTTGATGGATATTAAAGCCACCGTTGCAACAAGTGAACAAATGGTTATTAATGCTGAAAATATATTGTTGATTTCAAAATTAAGTCTTGCCCAGCTTTTACAAATAAAAGATTTTAAAGATTTTGATATTATCGACAGAGAATATGAAGCGACTCAAACACCATTGTTACTTCAAACTCCGGAAGCAATTTATCAAAAAGCAAAAGAAACAAGAACAGAGCTAAAAATTGCTCAAACTAATTTAGAAATTGCAGAAAAGGATGTTTCCATTTCAAGAGGGGCTTATCAACCAAGATTACAAGGTTTTTATAGTTTTAGCACCAGAGCTTCCAACTTAGATCGTGTAACGGGAATTGAATTGAATCCTTCCAATCCAACTTCTGTAATTGGTGTGGTGGAAGGAACAAATCAAAATGTTTTGCAACCCAATTTCAATGCAGTTTTAGGTAATCCTGCACCTATTTTTGATCAATTTGATGATAATAAAGGTCAGAATTTTGGGGTTCAGTTAACGATTCCGATATTTAATGGATTTGCCACCCGAAACAATGTGCAACGTTCAAAAGTGGCTTTGGAGAGAAGTAAAATTGCGTATGAACAAGAAGAATTAACCTTAGAAAGAAATGTTTTTACAGCCTTTACAGATGTAAAAGGAGCGTTGAAATCCTATGAAGCAGCTATCACAACAGTAGAAGCCAGACAAGAAGCCTATAATTATGCCAAAGAACGTTTTGAGGTTGGTTTAATGAATGCCTTCGATTTCAATCAATCGCAAACGTTGTTGGTTAACGCACAATCAGAAGTTTTAAGAACCAAATACGATTATATCTTTAGAACCAAAATTTTAGAATTTTATTTCGGAATCCCAATTATTCAAAAACCATAA